The following nucleotide sequence is from Microbacterium imperiale.
GCGAACGCTGTCCGCGGTAACCGGAGGCGCGCTCGAGGATGACGCGACGCTTCTTGTGGGCGTTTACTGCCCGCTTGACTCTAGCCATTTCGTTTGTTTCCTATTCGTGCGCAGCAGCGCTCAGATGCCGAGGAGCTTCTTGGCGACCTTCGCGTCGCCGGGAGCCAGGATCTTGTCGGCCGACAGGCGGCGCGTGCGCTTGGTGGGCTTGCCTTCGAAGTTGTGGCGGAGGTTCGCCTGCTGCTTCTTGATCTTTCCGCTGCCGGTGACCTTGAAGCGCTTCTTGGCACCCGAGTGGGTCTTCTGCTTCGGCATGTCTCTTCCTTCGTTGTGTATCCCGCGAGGCGGGAGTCTGGGGGCTACTCCGCCGAGGCGGGAGCGGCGTCTTCGGTCTCGGGCGCGTCGCCGGAGCGGGCCTGACGTGCTGCCTCCTTGTTGGCGGCGCGCTGGGCGTTCTGCTCGGTCTTCACCTCGGACTTGTTCTTGTGCGGCGCGATGACCA
It contains:
- the rpmI gene encoding 50S ribosomal protein L35, whose product is MPKQKTHSGAKKRFKVTGSGKIKKQQANLRHNFEGKPTKRTRRLSADKILAPGDAKVAKKLLGI